Proteins from a genomic interval of Blastocatellia bacterium:
- a CDS encoding ParB/RepB/Spo0J family partition protein translates to MHKQANLKSSGSGNNGAGDFRMIAITLIDPPPKNTRTTFKKESLAELTRSVKEKGIIQPILVRPVGARFQIVAGERRFKAANQAGLKEIPASVKNLSDEEALDAQLIENLQREDVHPLDEADGFLRLKNVSKLEIPDIAQRLAKDPRYVARRLALTDLIEEAREDFRNDLITLAHALEICRLSSELQPFALAACYERKSVWSQKEQTYIHQSDKEKPARHVKFLQAWIEQNIHLNLTKAPFKLDDARLREDGLTCVECPQRSGFNKTLFADIKNTDTCLNPMCFQAKIQTLVQVRMSEIESKSGKPAAYISPYYSPNRAKDSLGKSDYQQIEKKADRCEFAEQAVYAEGDEVGRVIWICRAKSCKDHMGRVGASYSSSTSSTSSNSRNGDSPEKRNKRKQEIFDIKVDEIVRKRVMKEALQTYKWPLERGHLNEVAKEFFRRIASDDQRTICEVFGWSDDLASKLRYDQPAVLREIAKLDDSQLAQFMMLCSFAHYGANQYKHNQVDQKPIVQLSKDRKVNHTLIDAQVRVELCAKKYKAAHEAYLDAVTKGEVTRKPVVYEQPLKRER, encoded by the coding sequence ATGCACAAACAAGCTAACTTGAAATCATCAGGCAGCGGAAACAACGGCGCGGGCGACTTCAGAATGATCGCCATCACCCTCATAGACCCGCCGCCTAAGAACACGAGAACAACCTTCAAAAAGGAAAGCCTTGCTGAACTGACACGGAGTGTTAAGGAGAAAGGCATCATACAGCCTATTCTCGTGCGTCCGGTCGGCGCGAGATTCCAGATCGTCGCGGGAGAGCGGCGGTTCAAAGCGGCAAATCAGGCTGGCCTCAAAGAGATTCCCGCGAGCGTCAAGAATCTTAGTGACGAGGAGGCTCTTGACGCCCAACTTATAGAGAACTTGCAACGCGAAGATGTTCACCCGCTTGATGAAGCCGATGGCTTCTTGCGGTTGAAGAATGTTTCCAAGCTTGAAATCCCAGACATCGCGCAACGTCTGGCAAAAGACCCGCGATATGTGGCGCGAAGGCTCGCGCTCACTGACCTTATCGAAGAAGCGCGGGAAGACTTCCGCAACGACTTAATTACCCTCGCCCACGCACTGGAAATCTGCCGCCTGTCGTCAGAGCTTCAGCCTTTCGCGCTGGCCGCCTGCTATGAGAGAAAGAGCGTATGGAGTCAGAAAGAACAGACGTACATACACCAATCCGACAAGGAGAAACCCGCCCGGCATGTCAAATTCTTGCAGGCTTGGATTGAGCAAAACATTCACCTCAACCTGACAAAAGCTCCCTTCAAGTTAGATGACGCGAGACTCAGAGAAGACGGTCTCACCTGTGTCGAATGCCCGCAGCGTTCAGGGTTTAACAAGACCCTCTTTGCAGACATTAAGAACACGGATACGTGTCTGAATCCGATGTGCTTCCAGGCAAAGATTCAAACATTAGTCCAGGTCAGAATGTCTGAGATAGAGTCGAAAAGCGGTAAGCCAGCCGCCTACATTTCGCCGTACTACAGCCCGAACCGCGCAAAGGACTCACTCGGAAAGTCCGACTATCAGCAGATCGAGAAGAAAGCCGACCGTTGTGAGTTCGCGGAACAGGCAGTTTACGCGGAAGGCGATGAAGTGGGTCGAGTCATTTGGATATGCAGGGCGAAATCTTGCAAAGACCACATGGGCAGGGTCGGCGCGTCTTACTCATCTTCGACGAGCAGCACAAGCAGCAACTCGCGCAATGGCGACTCGCCGGAAAAACGGAACAAGCGGAAGCAGGAAATCTTTGACATTAAGGTTGACGAGATCGTCCGCAAGCGAGTGATGAAAGAGGCGCTTCAAACTTACAAGTGGCCGCTTGAGCGGGGGCACTTAAATGAAGTCGCCAAAGAATTCTTCCGCCGCATTGCTTCCGACGACCAGCGCACGATCTGTGAAGTGTTCGGGTGGAGTGATGATCTGGCAAGCAAGCTCCGGTATGACCAGCCAGCAGTGCTGCGCGAGATCGCCAAACTCGATGACAGTCAACTGGCACAGTTTATGATGCTGTGCTCATTCGCCCACTACGGAGCCAACCAGTACAAGCACAATCAAGTAGATCAAAAGCCCATCGTACAGTTGAGCAAGGATCGCAAAGTAAACCACACGCTCATCGACGCCCAGGTGCGCGTCGAGCTGTGCGCAAAGAAATACAAGGCCGCTCACGAGGCTTATCTCGACGCCGTAACGAAGGGCGAAGTGACTAGAAAACCAGTCGTCTATGAGCAGCCCCTCAAAAGGGAAAGGTAG